Genomic DNA from Hyperolius riggenbachi isolate aHypRig1 chromosome 10, aHypRig1.pri, whole genome shotgun sequence:
tcccaaaagtcttggcaatcattgagatgttttttagcaaaattgagacgagccttaatgttctttttgcttaaaagtggtttgcgccttggatatctgccatgcaggccatttttgcccagtctctttcttatggtggagtcttgaacactgaccttaattgaggcaagtgaggcctgcagttctttagatgttgtcctggggtcttttgtggcctctcggatgagttttctctgcgctcttgggggtcgttttggtcggccggccactcctgggaaggttcatcactgttccatgttttttccatttgtggataatggctctcactgtggttcgctggagtcccaaagctttagaaatggctttataaccattaccagactgatagatctcaattacttttgttctcatttgttcctgaatttatttggatcttggcatgatgtctagcttttgaggtgcttttggtctacttctctgtgtcagatagctcctatttaagtgatttcttgattgaaacaggtgtggcagtaatcaggcctgggggtgactacagaaattgaactcaggtgtgataaaccacagttaagttattttttaacaaggggggcaatcactttttcacacagggccatgtaggttttgagtttttttctcactaaataataaaaaacatcatttaaaattgcattttgtgttcaattatgttatctttgactaatagttaacggtttttgatgagcagaaacatttaactgtgacaaacatgcaaaagaataagaaatcaggaagggggcaaatagtttttcacatcactgtatattagGCAGAGAAAACAAAAGGACGGGGGCACCAGGAGCCCAatctgatgtagtatgttggcaTAAAATGGCAGTTGAATGGTAGTTAGGTAAGTGAACACTCACAAGTGCGGGTTGCTTTATCCAGCAACCCCCAATAAAGCATGTGGGAAAATACCATCCCCACTCAGCCTTGAAGGTGAAGAGAAGGTCGCAACTCCAAAAAAAGTGAACTTTATGATAAAAGCATGACATTTTAAcacccccaaaatggggggggggggggggggagatgatacatgagaaagacaacagCCGGAGGCACCCAAAAAAGTAGAATGCAATTAAAAACCACTGATAAAAGAAGGCAAGTGTTGGCTTACCTTCATGAAGTAAACGTATTTGTTTTCATAAATGTATTCAGGTAAGTAGTAGCacaacaggcaacgcatttcacggctaAAAGCCACTTCTGGTCAAATGTGCCAACTCAGCAGTTTAGATAAAACTCTTAGATAAAGGCCCTCAGATCTTTATCTAAACTGCTGAGTTGGCACATTTGACTTGAAGAAGTAGCTTTtagccatgaaacgcgttgtctgttcTACTACTTAACTGAATACATTTATGAAAACTGATCAGTCTACTTCACGATGGTAAGCCAACACTtgccttctttttacatttttttttttttacttatttcatATTTTTTGGGGTGCCTCTACTGTCTTTCATAAACAAATATAGTTTATGTTAATGGCATGCCTCAACACCAATTACACAGCACTAGCCTGAGGCAGCTACATCTGGTAGGGATAGACAGAGCTGGAATGAAACAAATAGATACCAGTATCATTCCAGGCTTTTGTGTTGTCGGAGTACTTTGCTTACATAATTGTCCATATATAGTTAATACACTGCTGCATGTTGCAATGTACCAATGAGCATCAGCTAGTGTCTGGGGTGGATTTGGAGATTGTCCCAAGTAGATCATTTCCCACATTGGAGCTCAAAAAATGGAAAAGCTGGGAGATTTATCCCCATATTTATCATTACTGGTCCCGATGCTGTCACTCCCACCAATGTGCAAGCTCTTGATGGGTTGTGTGGCTAGGTACTGTTTTTACAAAGTTTCTGGACACAAATCTCATGAGTATACATTTTCAATACTGTACTTTTAAAATGAAGGTTAGGCTGTACATGAGCTATCTGTTCCATAAACAaccttgaaaataaaataaaggtaAGCCTATCGGTGCAGACATTTGTGTGACAAaactttagttccactttaaaaaaaaaaaacaaacaccataCTGGGGCGAGATTAGTTAAAATTTCTGATCTGCAGATCATAGAAGATTGTCTGGCAAACGAGGCCTGTATTTTTTCTTTAACTAAGTGGCAAAGGATTTCAAGTCTCACCTGGACTCGGTTGGCTGAAACATTAGTGGATGAGCAAGGAAACAAAAATGTCTTTCTGCAGATGTGTGACTGatggtgaactttgaaaaattcTCATAACATAAAACCTCCACTGACCCATGAATGGAATTGTATTAGAATTCTTGCATTACACTGAAAATGACTGCATCCACTATGGCAGAAAAGTACAAATATGATCTCTCCTGATTGTTGGAAGAAGCATCATTGGGAGGGATGTCACTTGGATCCAGTTGTTCTGCTTTGACAGGCATCTTAGATAAGAGTTATGGTTGTAGAAACCCCATAGATAGCAAGGAGTCACTGCATGTACACTTGCAGATCAGAGAAGCAAACAGGAATGATCTAAAAGTACCTTTTTGCTGCCGGATTTCCTAGCACATGCGTACTTTACATTACATCCAGAATTATAGTGTGCTGAAATAATTAAAATACTGCAAATAAAagtaaacttatttttttttaaagttacaaaCCAGTGCAAGTCGGGGGAAGCCTctgctccagaggctttcctgattCACTGTCGGCTCTTCCTTTTGGCAGCAGCACGCCCCACCGTGTACgagtgcagctgtactgtgcagacatcagtggatatacgcatgcacagcatcacggagccgctcgtgcatggagaaaaaagctGTCCACGACCGGCTCCGTGCGACTGCGCAGGGTCAATGGAAATGTAAGGATTTTATGCACATTATTATTGACTGCAATCTCACAACTACTAATTCATCATCCTGTAATGCAGAATGTACGGCTGCTACAACCCAGAATGTACACCCTACCGAATTATCGAGACGTGCACCCATTCTGGAGCTAAATATTCATGATTTCCCATAAGTAACTCCTTCACTGTGATCTACGTAGCTTAACTGCACAGAAGCTCTACTTCGAAACAATACTAGTGATGTTGTTCATCCTTAGTGCAGCACCTTGATGACTATTAAAGCACTGGTTTAAAGTCCAAGTTCAGTAAACTGAATATGTAGGCGCTttataaaatcaataataattctcCTAATGCCTTGCTACCCTACCAGTACAGTAGCGGCGATATTGTGTTTCATGGTAAGCAAGCTCCTAAACTCCTACAATAAAGAACAGCTTAGATGGTGCTGCTAcagactaagggctcgttcagactatacacgctgccatgcgcattttggtagcgcgtatagtgtgcgacacgcaagaacggtagaatggcatagacagccctttgaCCGCTCCCATGCGCTATCgtgtgctgcatgcattttcgggaatcgcagcgtagatcccattcattgtaatgaatgggatctgcagcgcagcacatagtagcgcagatggcgtgcgatcgtatgcGTTCCGTTCTGATCGCGCTGaatatgtgaatgaggcctttcaGACGATTATCAGTAATGTAAAGAAGGGGAGGTATAGTGGATAAAAATAAGTGCTGGACTTGTGCTGTTAACAGAATTATTTTGCACAATGAAGGTAGGACTGGTAGCCCTGATACATGATTACACTGAGATGTGAGACCCATGGAAGGCTTGAATCCCCTACTTTTAAATCTAACATAACTATAGCTCTTTTCCATAGCTTGATCTCATTTTTATGTTATTATTGGAAGCTAAATTCTCATATTTAATTTATGACATACGTCAGTAAGATTCCTATTATGAATTGGATCACAAATTCAGCCATTCTGATTACTTGTAGCTTCATCTAACAGTAACTCTAGTTAGAGGATAACTCCCCTTTtgttaaaatgtaatttaaatgttacaaactacaggtagtccctgtcTTACAAAAGCCCGACCTGCTgatacaaacggcatggattctgtgagaacaaggcaaacatttttttttacaaattggacttgtagtttttgagaaaatcaatttcaaaaaattcaaataaaaaatggattttaaacttGTGTAAGTAggtgcagaggtgacacagaggaggtacagggtacagagatggcacagtcttttaagaacagatttaggttaagaacaaacctacagtcccctaTCACGttagttaaccagggactacctggaaCTGTAAATTAACACTATTAAAAATGACCCCACCCAACCTTTCCCATTTTAGTCTGCAGCTGCTGTAATTTTCTAATACAAACTTCAAACTCATTttgctggaaaccatggcaacagtatactGTTTGGTATCCAATACTTCTCAGAACTCGGCTTCATTGCTTACCGAATAGCCTCCACAAATCAGGAAATAAAAACTTCAGAGAACATAGGTGTCTCAGCATgtacgtacacacatccaattttgattggccaactttactacttccatgtagtatgagagcttactcgCTGCAATGTCACAGGGAAGGAGAGTGCGGGTTTGCAGGCTGATCATTTTAGTGCATGTATTGACCACTCCCACTTCTCACTTCCTGCTTATAGGTTATTCCAGTGTATTACATGAACAGCTCAGGAAGACAACACGTATGTTTGTACAATGCAGTAGATACTTGCCATGTATAAAAGAGACATTTCCACTCTGCCCCAAGTATATCCAGACAAGATAAGAATAAATTATAAATATATAATGGGAAATATAAGGACTTCCAAGCTCTATCAATCCAGGGCAACCATTCCATGCACTCAGATTACAAATACAGCTTAGTGCATCTGCCCTTAAAGCTGAACTCCAGGCACTGATCTAAATAGGAGCACTTAACAGATTTGTAATCAAGtactccattttttttcttatcagaaTGAGGCTTCTGCAGGTAAAAGCCCAGTCTACATTTTGGATCACATGACCTGAAGTAGCGAAGATTAAAATGGGATGAATCTCCatataaactgagaaaaaaaacaaccaataagaaattacttatttagcttacctatcttGTTTTTTTAGTGTTCCCAGTCagatttaggccctgttcacatcacaaacgcggatggccatgcgtgcggaacgcaacgcatgggaacgcacgccatccgcgtttttgtgcattgcgtggctgatcccatcactgaaaagtgaatgggacagccacgcgttgcaaaaaatgcgtgcagcatgcattctcggaccgcacaggtccggaacgcatgcagtgtgaacatcagacagtgcacagtGTCGgccccccgcacgcgtttccaaacgccgctggaaacgcgtgcagtgtgaatggggcctaaggagaAGTGcgatatataaaaaataataagaatATTTCTGATTGATTCcacctttactgtttctctgtgatgccaagtgACATTACTTCTGCTCTTTGGATTTAATTACCTTCCTTCTGGACATAGTGTGCTTATTCTATCCAAAATAGGAAGATTTCTGCTATCTGCATGCTGACGTAAGATTGTTACTGTGGCAAAAACAAAAACCTCCCACAATCCCACTGGTCCCAATTCCTGCAGTTAGGCACAGGCATCTAAAccaggtaaaaaagaaaaaaaatgggggacATGTAGGGACCTATTTTTAGGAACACTAACTTTTtggcaattttctttttttttaggggggggggggattatgttacaaccccctttaaggccagatccacactataagcgcttttgtgagtgaTTGCGTTTGATTAGTGCTTGCTGAGCACTTTTTagaaaaattgctcccattcactttcattaaaatcgcgcaAAAATCACAGCAATTGCGTACGCGGGAAAAACAGACGATTTTTgtacgcgattttaatgaaagtgaatgggagcgatttttttaacaagcgctaatcaaacgcaagcgctcacaaaagcgcttatagtgtggatccggcctaaaGCCATTAGTATTAGTTTCTGTGGGTGGAGCTTCTGCTTAAATTACATCACCCTGCTGAAAGGCAGGCACGGACAAAGCTCTCTGGGCAGACTGCAGCCTATAGCATGGGAGTCTGTGGTACAGGAAGTGGCTGGTTAAAGCCCTCCTGACTATTATCAGCTAAATGTGGAGTTTCTACACATATAAAAACAAGCTCTGCTGCTGAATGAATACACAGACTAGAAAACATTTGTGCCCGGAGTGAGGCTTTAACAAAAACATCTTCCACATTCAAAACCTGAAAAAAGTCATTTCCAGTATGGATTACTTCTTGCTAGGTCAGAGATGATCCATAGGGTAAGCCATTTCTCGCTTTCCTGACATGATTAGGTCTTCAAATCAGTGTGAGTTTTCTGATGTAAAGTTAGTCTAGCACGCttgataaaacatttcccacactcagaacatgaaaacTGTTTCTCCCCCCTATGAACTTTTTCATGAGTTGTGAGATGTGATTTCTGGGAAAAGCTTTTACCACATTCAGAACACAAAAACGGTTTCTCAGTGGAGTGAGTCGTCAGATGTTTAGCAAGAGTAGATCTTCCAGCAAAGCACCTCCCACATTCAGGACACGAGTAAGGCTTCTCCCCTGTATGAGTCGTCTGGTGTGAGGTAAGCTGGACTTTTtgggcaaaacatttcccacactctgaacaggtgAACGGTTTTGCCTCATCATGAATTCTTTGATGCACAAAGAGGTGCGATTTTTCTGTAAAACCTTTGTTACACTGAGTACATAAATATGGCTTCTGCCCTGAATGAGTTGTGCGATGCGCCACAAATTTTCCTCTTCTGGAAAAACATCTCCCACATTCTGGGCATACATATGGTTTTACCCCAGTGTGTGTTCTCTGATGTATCAGAAGGAGAGCCTTCTGCGTAAAACacctcccacactcagtacatgcaaACGGCTTGACTCCAGCGTGGACTCTTTCATGTGCTATAAGGTGCGACTTCCTGGAATACCTCTTGGGGCACTGAGAACAGCAATACGGTTTCTCTCCTGAGTGAGTTCGCCGATGTGTAGCAAGATTTGATTTTGAATTAAAACCTTTCCCACATACCCCACAGGGAAAAGGCTTCTCTCCCGTATGAGACATTTGATGAGCAATCAGACGACTCCTCTGGTAAAAAGACTTCCCGCATTCTGAACAAGAGTACGGCATCACTCCTGAATGTAGTTTCTGATGTGTAGTAAAATTGGTTCtgtgtttaaaacatttcccacactccagACAGGTAAATGGCATCTCTTCTGAGTGAGTTATTTGATGTGCACTGAGAGCCGATTTCATAGCaaaggatttcccacactcagggcaTGAATACGGCTTGTCCAGCTTCTCTCCTGTATGAGTCGCCTCATGTGTAGTAAGACTCCTCCTCTGAGAAaaggatttcccacactctgaacatgaaaatggcTTTACTCCATTGTGCATCTTCTGGTGTGTAGACAGAGTGCTTCTATGCttaaaacattttccacattccacacatgaaaagggcttctccccTGAGTGAGTTCTTTGATGCTTATTGAGATTTGATCGGctaataaaactttttttgcattcaGAACATGAGAAGGGCTTCTCTCCTGTATGGGTCATCTGGTGTGAGAGAAGATTTCCTTTCtgggaaaaacatttcccacactcggaacaGGAAAATGGCTTCTCAATTAAGTGAGTTTTTATGTGTCTAGCAAGTTGCCATTTTTGAGAAAAGCATTTATTACAGTCAAGACAGCAATATGGGTTCTCCACTTCATGGCCACTCTGGTGTAGCAGGAATTCCGAACTCTGGGGAAAATATGAAGTACCTTCAGGACACATGAAGAGGTCAGCCCATCTGGGAGTTGTATGATGGGCGATGGGCGGTGGGTGAAAAGGAAAACTTCCCATGTGTGTAGAGGGACCGTATGAGAGGTATGCACTGGGATGTACAGGATAGAAATTTGGTGTGATGGGATTTTCTTCTGAAGAACCACGTCTGATGTAATCTTCTGTTTCACCAGCTGGGGAGATAGTGGGATGGGTTTCCAGATTATTTCTGATGTCTTGCCCCTCTGGAGGGAATAAGGAATGAAagggaataaaaaataaatacaatagttTAAGAAGAACTCTGGTCTTATTAAAAATCCATAATAATGGACTTAGCCATTCTATAAACTGCAGTCTGTACATTACAAATGAGGCCTTAGTCTTTGAATCCTTTCAGGATGCATTAAACAAACTCACTCATACAATGTCTAAGGGTTAAACATTCCTGAGTACACACACGCTTATGTTAAAGGATGCAATGCCAAATGGATTAGATTCCCTTAACCactctaaagctatgtacactatGCTATAAATATTTCTCGGTGAAACTATAATTCATGATCATGCCTGATGACAATCTAGAATAAGTGCAGGTGTCCACCAAGGTCACTGACCTCTAATTCGGCAGTCTAGCAAGTCAGCAGTCTAGCAAGTCAGCAGTCTAGCAAGATCACTGGAAGTGATCACAAATTATCATTTATGTAAAAGTTATCAAGTTAGTGTGTGATGCTTAGTGTTGTAGCTGTTGATCCAACTCCTTCACAGTACGAGCCCTTACCTATACATACATTTTAATGGAAACCTGCCAGCCTTACAGCAACCATTACTGCAGCACAAGTAAAGCAAAGGGTAAGATTACACCGCAAGCAgcccttttacaaaaaaaaaaacaacataagagCTCAGTTAAGTCCCTGAAATCTGACGGCCTCCTTCACCAATGTAAATGCTAAAGTATTGTTGGATGAAATTTTGGAGTAAGTATTCCAGTACCGCATACGAGTTTGGTGCCAGGTGGTGctgctaccaataaaatgttggtaATTTAAATGACCAATATTTTAGTAATGGTAGTAAGAAGTTTGGCATTGCGAGCTGTTGCCAATAAAATATCTCCACTTAGGTCCCGTTCACACTAGTAAACTAAAAATGCGAATTTCTATTACTTTGTTTTGCAATTTTTCGGCGATTGACTTTTGCAATTCTCATTCTACTGAATGAGAATTGTGCGGCAACCGCCAGGGAAATGCTGCATACAGTGCGCTTGCCATCAGCGATAATCGCAAACATTCTGCAATGAGTGAGAGTAATTCCATAGAATTGCTTgttcagtgtgaatgggcccttagttggATTTCCTGGTTAAGAAGCACAGACATGCCCACTCACAGGACTCCTATACCTGCCCATTAACCTCTCCTGAGATCAGTTCTAAACATCTCCAAACTCACCAATATCCATTAGTCAAGAATAAGCAATCCATTCATTATGCCCGGATTGCTAAGAATAATGTCAATGCCTAAGTACCTAGCCACTACTTTGTGTAACAGGTGTGAAAATAACTCACTAGACCATCTGCTTTAACCCACAGTGAAAGGAAATATGCTTTAAGTCATGCAGAGAAGGGAAATATGTGAGCTGTCTGTACTAAAACAGAGTAAAGAATCCAGGTTAACCAACTCCTGCATAATGGCCATTTATTAACATCCTATTTGTGCACCTTTAGTGCTAATAGGGTGTTTTATAAAAGTCAAACTATTACgctaaagcacacacacacacacacacacacacacacacacacacacacacacacacacacacacacacacacacacacacacacacacacacacacacacacacacacacacacacacacacacacacacgacatggAGTGGttgaaaaacaaacacattttatgtTGTCATTTGAAGACGCTCTTAGATAGCTACACATTGAAAAGCATTTCTTAACAATGAAGTACAAAAAGATGTGTGCTATCTCCAGAAACTGTGCACCACTGATGGACTGGGGCCTATAGACCTTGTTTCAACGGAAAAGGTCCCAGTGCAGCGGtaggttttaaagagaacctgaggtgggttttaagaatactattaggacacagaggctggttctgcatacaatgactagcctctgttactatactgtgcccccccccccccaggccccccactGCTGTCTCCCAGAAATAAAAccgctgtgctagcgacatgcagcttgccggctgtttacatccaggctgtcatttaccgctgctcccccgcctcctctattgcgccactccccgcctgcgtcccttccctccaatcagcttacggaggcggggaggaaagggacgcaggcggggagcggcgctctCTTTAAACTTTCTAATATTCGATGGCTGACTGAAACAGATGATATTGGCAATTTCAGCAATTTAAAGCATTGGATCTATGGATAGCTTTAAACACAATGTGGATATTTGCAACTCAGTTTTTAGGTTTATATTCTACAATAATATGCCCCTTTTTATCTTCCTGATCATATAAGTACAAGCAGTCAATTTGGCTTGGAAAAGGTTCCAAATCTTTTCAGCCTTACAGCCCGTACTAATCCATTCTCCCCTCCATTAGGGCTAATTCAAATGGACTCCTACAGAGGAACCTTACTGAGTaaagcttaaccaccctggcgttctgattaaatcgccagggtggctgcgggagggttttttttaaataaaaaaaaaaactatttcatgcagccaacttccgatcgcctccggcggccagaagtaagacggaaggccgcaataagcggccttccgtgtttcgcttacctcgtcgccatggcgacgagcagagtgacgtcatggacgtcagccgacgtcctgacgtcagtcgcctccgatccagcccttagcgctggccggaactgtttgttccggctacgctgggctcgggcggctggggggaccctctttcgccgctgcacgcggcggatcgccgcgctgcagcggcgatcaggcagcacacgcggctggcaaagtgccggctgcgtgtgctgctttttatttcattaaaatcggcccagcagggcctaaacggcagcctctggcggtgttggacgagctgagctcgtacaGACCCCTCAGCAGGTTAAAGAATAAAATTGTGTATTTAGATGAAATTACTTTATTCAATATTTGCTTGTTGTAAAATATGTTTATTCAATATTTGCctgttataaaatctttcctcaaccttatttacattcttaaatttataacAGATggcggcatctttactgctggcaaggtgaatcactgtggaatttttttcccctctgaagTGAGCAGGAACGAAGATCACATGATCTTCCAGAGTGCTTTAGCATAGAAGGCTgaatgacatcatagcctaggctaagcatcactgggaaacCGGGTTGCTTATCAATAAAACAGTGATATATAGGTATAAGAAGCATTTTGGATGTTAAACCAAATGGAAAAATggaatcctgaataatgtattacattctactgtATGTTATTATGGTTCCCCTTAACCACACATTTGCCACACAGTTTAGCCGCAAATCTGTTAGAGAATGAGAGCTGAGTGGGTGCTGTGAATACAAGTGTTTGCAACTGTATGCATGTTAGTGGTTTGCACACAGTATGCTTACTGTGCAGTATAAAACCACTGCAGggtgttagccccccccccccccccctgctgtctgTGCTGAACGCTTGCAGCAGTCTACGAGCACCCAACACAGATCCACAGGAGCAAATCCACAATTACCATACCTGCTGTACTAAATGTACTGCTGTACTAAATCCTGTGTCATGCTCCATAAGTTGCTGGACAAAAAGACATATCGTAAACAAATTATTTGTGATTT
This window encodes:
- the LOC137534328 gene encoding zinc finger protein 665-like isoform X2 — translated: MMENRPPFPPPDEYNNRNPPERWTSPHYSQDVTQDHYIPQDENPIGIKVEVKEEVEEIFVMGDVLCEEVEITPEISTDLVDTRGRDVKAETMEAISVTIKEEEVPMEISTDAGDTRVAQTDIKSEDEELHIEIKEEEIPEDISTEGQDIRNNLETHPTISPAGETEDYIRRGSSEENPITPNFYPVHPSAYLSYGPSTHMGSFPFHPPPIAHHTTPRWADLFMCPEGTSYFPQSSEFLLHQSGHEVENPYCCLDCNKCFSQKWQLARHIKTHLIEKPFSCSECGKCFSQKGNLLSHQMTHTGEKPFSCSECKKSFISRSNLNKHQRTHSGEKPFSCVECGKCFKHRSTLSTHQKMHNGVKPFSCSECGKSFSQRRSLTTHEATHTGEKLDKPYSCPECGKSFAMKSALSAHQITHSEEMPFTCLECGKCFKHRTNFTTHQKLHSGVMPYSCSECGKSFYQRSRLIAHQMSHTGEKPFPCGVCGKGFNSKSNLATHRRTHSGEKPYCCSQCPKRYSRKSHLIAHERVHAGVKPFACTECGRCFTQKALLLIHQRTHTGVKPYVCPECGRCFSRRGKFVAHRTTHSGQKPYLCTQCNKGFTEKSHLFVHQRIHDEAKPFTCSECGKCFAQKVQLTSHQTTHTGEKPYSCPECGRCFAGRSTLAKHLTTHSTEKPFLCSECGKSFSQKSHLTTHEKVHRGEKQFSCSECGKCFIKRARLTLHQKTHTDLKT